aaaaaaaaaaaaccaatgtgTACTAATTTATTGAGAACTAGTTGACCATTATCATTTCTTGAATGAAGAGGCACCATCTTTatagataaaagtaaaaatctttGGGGGACTACTCTCTTATAAATGAGTCTCATTAAATAGAAAACACATGTTTTACATATTATATGTAGATAATTTTACACCTACGCTTCTATTATATCTAATATGCAAATAATACCATTTTTGTATTGCGTACAATATACAGAAGCTAACCATCCTTCCATGTATCAATCAGAATTTTAACATATGAAGCTAAGGTGATCCCAAACAAGCAAGTAACACCAATACCTAAAATTCTATCGGGATTTCTTGTATGTTGCCGATGTTCGGTAAATTCGAGCAATGGaggtaatttcaaaattcagataACAAGAAGCTTTTAAAAAGAGAGTGGAGAGTCAAATAATACGCAGAATGTATGAAATATGTTCAATGTCCCCTTTCTAATTCTGAGGACTCAAACTGGTAAAATGTTTTAGCAAGTTGCCCCTTGGAATTAAAAGGACCATCATTCTAAAAGTGAATGGTGGTTCAGAGAGTTATTAATAATGGTGTGTTGGTTTGAAATAATATTGAATGATCCAATGACCGCCATTGCACATTGTTGCTGCTCCATTTCAGCAAACAAATGAACTAGGTCACTTCAGAAGCCGAAAGCCTAAGCTAAACAGCAAACCTCTCTCCACCATAAATTTGCCCAAGCACATGGTGCTCATTGACAGAAGTCAACTACTGTTTACTCGTTACAAGAGTTGCTGCCTACAATACATTCCTCAACTAGATTACCAATCCAAAGCTATTCAGGCCAACGCAAAACCGGCACAACGTCGCCCAACAGTGTCCATACCTGAAGATTTTCAGAAAGGTACTCGTGCTTCATGGACAGATCCATGGCACGCTTGATCCGCTGGTTTCGTGCGTCCACAATCTCCCTCGGCAGCCGATTAAGCGCCTCCTTCACGTCGAGGTCATAGTACCCATCATATAAATCATCATACCTTAGCCCTGCATTTCCCAATCGATCACCCAATCACAAGGTCATCTAAACGCAAAAGTATTCACTCCGCTCGCTCAACCCCAAGCAAATGAACGAGCTCGAATCGAAAGAATCGTCGAAGCTCGCGGAGACGCAAAAGACCGGCCGAGACAATCAATGCGGGAAACACTGGATTCCGCGATGCTGTCAACGGACCGAGCGCACAGCACACGAATTCAATGGGGGGGatgaaattagggttttcatGGATCGGGAGAGAACCGTAATGGCGAAGGCGCTTGGAGATAGCCTTCATGTGCTGAGCCGCTAGCCAGCTCTTCTTCGGATCCAGAAACGACTGCATGAGCAACGACATTTTCAGCCTCTTCCTCGACGAGAGCTTCGCGTCCGCAAGACCGCAACCACCTCGTATCTCTAACGCAGTCTCCGAGTACGAGCGGTTAGCCAAAGCGACGACCAGCTCCTTAAGCGGCGTCGTTACCTTGGGGGCTCTCTTTTATTGATAACttcgagaaatatgaaaaagagttCAGCgatttcaatcaaatttaaaTAGATTTTACCAACATATATAAACAATTTCCCACGTAGAGAATTGAACTTTGACATGcgatttaaatattaaaattaaattctaTCACTTAAAGCATCGCGCATGGATGATCTTAGTCCAACTTTCACTTGATTGAGACGGGAATCATGCCAGAACACGACATTCACCCGATCATGAATTCTTGTAAAATATCGTGCAGATTTCGCAAGTGCGGTGATTAAACAATAAAGACAACTCGGAAAGGgaattttaaaagttaaaatgaTGTCACTTTTGTTTCGATCTCGCCACTTCCATCGGCGAAAGATTTTCGTGACCGATCACGAGATGTTTCCGGgggaggaaagaagaagaaaagaggtgGAAGTTAGTGGATATTTGTtaattaatgaatgaaaaagccgataaaaatgtttatgcattcatttttttcttattagttggatgaaaaaaaaaaaggcaattagAGAATGACAGTTTAGTCCCGTCCATTGTAACAACATTTTGAacggattttcaaatttatctttcgaaaaataatttttgtttatatattcGATTCACCGAATCTTTTTAATTTACTATGATTCGTTATAATATCAAATTCGAAAGCTTAAATTAATAGGCATGGAAATGTCACGTGTATATAAAGAGTGTATAAATAGTACTATAGTCTCTAAAGATGTGAGATATTTCAACACGTTGCCTATATGTAGATTGCATCTATCGTTCGAATTAATTAGTTACAAATGATACTGGCAATAAACAATGATGCGCGAGGTGAGCAGAAAgaaagacgacgacgacaatAAGTAAAGCATTACATTATGCCACGTCAGCAGAGCGAGGAGGGTAAAATGGTAAAACCAGGAAGAGTGTGTACCTCGTATCGCATGCATGGCGAGAGGTTGGTTTtgtgggggtggggtgggggaaGGAAGAGAACCAACGCGACTCTCATAGCTCGAGTTTCGCCCAAGATCGCGTAAACGCCAATCTCATCACCTACAACCTTCCCCAAGAGACGaaaaaggagggagagagagagagagagagagagagatggtggggTTCACGGGCTGTTTCTCCCTTCGCTGTTTCTGGGTTTGTTTCACAACATCGACGCCGATCAAAATGCGGTGTTTGTAGTTAAAGAAGACAAAGGATcgcagagagagggagggagagttcTGTTTTTCGTTTATTTTATGGGGAGGTGGGTGGCCGGAGTTGGGTTGGGTAGGGGGAGAATGAAGAAGCGAGGAGGGGCAATATTGAGGAACCCGAAATCGAtgtgcggcggcggcggagacgGGGACTGGGGCAAGAGCGTGCACGAGCAGGAGGCGGTGGAGCAGCTGTCGCGGGATGAAGAGTACAGCATCAGCGGGGGCATCCTCCCTTCCCTCGGCGGCAAGACCAACCGCATGGTCAAGCTACGTCGTTTCATCATCAGCCCCTTCGATTACCGTTACAGGTCCTTCCTCATCGCGTCTTCCCAATGTCGGGAtagttttgcttctttttcccatAGATGGAGGAGTCGATCGGGATTCGGCTAGAATTTCACACGTAGTGTAGGAACTCGGGTGCGCTTTGGACAGACGGGTGATCCTTGCACCTGGTTGACGGACGACCGACTGTTGCCGGTCGTGTATCGCCGTAGAATGCGTGAAATTTTGATGTCGTATAGGGGAATAAAGTCGACATTTTTCTTGTTCATGCTGTCTAAATCTTTCTCCCCTTTTGTCGGATGGTGCTTTTGTTTCCATTACTGGTTCAAATCTTTTCCCCTCTTTGGGCGGAAAAGCATCGAGAGGTTGATGTCCATTAATGTCTTCGGTCATCATGCATTATACACATCCTAAGGCTTGGTCAGCTTTGATTTGTTGATGCATTAATAGTTGATCTTTGAGGGTCTCTGTaattatcatgcatcatttGTTTTGAATGATTGCGGTTGTTTCTGAGGGCCATCATGGAGCTAAAAGTCGGTTGTGCTGTGCTTTTCCACATTTAAGGACGAGACATGTTACAGTGGTTTGTAGCTTTcatcaatttcttcattttattggTTCTTATTGTCTTGGAAAAGGACCTAACTTTGCCTTGACATGAAGTTCTATCATAAGATGGTGGGTTGAGTCCTCACTATGTCATCCACGTATTATGTTCTGATCTGAAATGCTTCTTAATTGGGACACATTTTGCAGACTCTGGGAGACATTTCTGGTGGTTCTCGTCTTCTACACCGCATGGGTGTCACCATTTGAGTTTGGATTTCTCGAGAAACCACAGGGAATTCTGGCGATAACAGACAACGTCGTGAATGGATTTTTTGCAATTGACATCGTATTGACCTTCTTTGTAGCGTATTTGGACAAGGCTTCATATCTTCTAGTCGATGATAGGAAGAGGATTGCTTTGAGATATGTGACTACGTGGTTGGCCTTTGATGTTATCTCAACTGTCCCCTTTGAAGTTGTTAAAAGTATTTTACCATCTCCTTTGGAGCAGTATAGCATATTTAACATGCTTCGACTTTGGCGTCTTCGAAGAGTCAGCTCGATGTTTGCCAGGTAACAAGAGTTGACATATAAGTTTAACCTCCTAGCCAATTCTTATTTTCGTTTAACAAATATGGTAGAGATTTACTTTTCCATAATCACTGAAATTGTTTGCACTGAAGTCTTCTTTTATCTTGCTTGAATTGATCACCTGTAAGAAATAGCAGCATTGACTTCTATTTCTCTGTAGATGAGCTTGTCCTTGTTATATGTCATCAGTTGAATACATATGTTCAGAAACTTGGTACTTGGTTTTATCTTCTTATGAATGTAAGGATCATTACGTTGTCTTCTTGTTCTTTCAAGCAACAAAGTGCTAATATATAAAATGAAGGCGGCATTTCACATTTTTCCTATTCCAGTATGTTACTTACCGATTGTCTTTTTCTTAATGATTTCAGATTGGAGAAAGATAGAAACTTTAACTACTTTTGGGTACGGTGTGCGAAGCTGATCTTTGTGAGTGTCTTCACTTTGCAATGCAGTTTTTTGTCCTTATTGTTACCCTTAAATTGAGTGTTCCCTGCAAGTAATGTTGACTATACCATTGGCCTGCCCTTTAGGTTACTGTATTTGCAGTGCACATGGCTGCATGCTTCTACTATCTTCTTGCTGCACGCTACAAGGACCCAAAAAACACATGGATTGGGCTTTCATTGGGGGATTTCCACAGTAGGAGTCTCGGTGTTCGTTATGTTATATCTATATATTGGTCGATAACCACGCTTACTACCACTGGCTACGGTGATTTGCATCCTGTGAATACGAGAGAGATGATATTTGACATCTTCTACATGTTCTTCAACCTAGGACTAACTGCTTATTTGATCGGAAATATGACCAACTTGGTCGTCCACGGCACCAGCCGAACCAGAAGATTTGTTAGTGCACTCTGGCCCATCCCATGCATCTGGACTAGTCTTCGCATGCCTTGACACTCCCTAAATTCTGATGtccatttctttgaaattgcAGAGAGACACAATCCAATCAGCGTCGAATTTTGCACACAGGAACCAATTGCCCGTTCGCCTGCAAGACCAAATGCTGGCTCATATTTCTTTGCGATATAGAactgattcagaaggtcttcaGCAGCAGGAATTTCTTGAATCCCTTCCTAAAGCCATCCGATCAAGTATCTCGCATTTTTTGTTCTATTCGCTCGTTGACCAGGTGTACTTGTTCCGTGGCGTTTCAAATGACCTGCTTTTTCAGCTGGTAATGAGTTTTTAAGATCATCTTATCATCTCTACAGGTGCTGTGGACGAAGTATCAGATGTCTTTAGACAGTTATCTTCTGTTCATCAGGATCCTTCTAGATGCATGATGATTGTCTTTTTGGCATGATTtgatttattaaatttaatCCCATCTGGAATTAAGACACCGACAGATGCTGTTTATGTTGAATTCCGATTCATGGTTTAAGTCTGCTCTATGAAGGTGTCAGAGATGAAAGCCGAGTATTTTCCTCCGAAAGAAGACGTGATTCTGCAGAATGAAGCGCCCACAGACTTGTACATACTGGT
This genomic interval from Rhodamnia argentea isolate NSW1041297 chromosome 4, ASM2092103v1, whole genome shotgun sequence contains the following:
- the LOC115753707 gene encoding cytochrome b-c1 complex subunit 7-1, mitochondrial-like isoform X2, whose translation is MSLLMQSFLDPKKSWLAAQHMKAISKRLRHYGLRYDDLYDGYYDLDVKEALNRLPREIVDARNQRIKRAMDLSMKHEYLSENLQVKKENAEREALGALPLYQRQIP
- the LOC115753707 gene encoding cytochrome b-c1 complex subunit 7-2, mitochondrial-like isoform X1, with product MSLLMQSFLDPKKSWLAAQHMKAISKRLRHYGLRYDDLYDGYYDLDVKEALNRLPREIVDARNQRIKRAMDLSMKHEYLSENLQGMQTPFRSYLQDMLSLVKKENAEREALGALPLYQRQIP